A portion of the Candidatus Scalindua japonica genome contains these proteins:
- a CDS encoding ATP-binding protein, with product MKSGDYVKITLEDQGEGISKEVMQKIFDPFFSTKKRGSGLGLASCYFIIRNHGGYISAESEVGAGTTFQIYLPALKEKRVTKDKEAEYTIVGNGKILLMDDDDALRDVTGKLLMNIGYEVKLAREGKEAINMYKEAKGSGTPFNAVILDLTIRGGMGGKETIKKLIEFDPQVKAIVLSGYSEDQITSKFRKYGFMSIVKKPYEVWELNKILCDVITGTDD from the coding sequence TTGAAATCAGGAGATTACGTCAAGATAACGCTTGAAGATCAAGGCGAAGGGATATCCAAAGAAGTAATGCAAAAGATATTTGATCCATTTTTTTCGACAAAGAAGAGGGGAAGCGGCCTTGGACTTGCATCCTGTTATTTTATAATCAGAAACCACGGCGGATATATCAGTGCAGAATCAGAGGTAGGTGCAGGAACGACCTTCCAAATATATCTTCCTGCCTTAAAGGAAAAAAGAGTGACAAAAGACAAAGAAGCAGAATACACGATAGTTGGTAACGGAAAAATATTACTTATGGACGATGATGATGCCCTCAGAGATGTAACAGGTAAGTTACTCATGAACATTGGATATGAAGTTAAGCTCGCCAGGGAAGGTAAAGAAGCGATTAATATGTACAAAGAAGCCAAAGGATCAGGGACCCCCTTTAATGCTGTCATTCTGGATTTGACAATACGTGGCGGCATGGGAGGCAAGGAAACAATAAAGAAGCTGATTGAATTTGATCCGCAAGTAAAAGCAATTGTATTAAGCGGGTATTCAGAAGACCAAATAACCTCTAAATTCAGAAAATACGGTTTCATGAGTATTGTGAAAAAACCATATGAAGTCTGGGAACTTAACAAAATATTATGCGATGTAATAACAGGAACAGATGATTGA
- a CDS encoding cysteine desulfurase family protein, translated as MDKIYLDHASCTPIHPLVADAMVDSIKNCYGNPSNLHYFGQIAGKAVMTARGEVASLIGAKAEEIIFTSSGSEANNFAIRGLATANKKKGKHIITSSIEHFSILNPLKKLKKMDFEITHVPVDKYGMVDPDEISRAITPETALVSIMHANSEIGTIQPIEEIGKIVKEKGITFHVDAVASAGNIPVDVNTMMADAISLSGSQFYGPPGAGALYLREKTRIVPFIEGGVQEGGRRAGTENIPGIVGMGKAAELAKREMDVRNAKIKPLRDRLLNGLMDSVDYIYLNGHPEKRLPNNINISVEYVEGESILLFLDRKGIAVSSGSACTSRSLKSSHVLSAIGVEDAVAQGSILFSLGIDNTEAHIEYVLETVPPIIKRLREMSPLYEDSQA; from the coding sequence ATGGATAAAATATACCTTGATCATGCGTCATGTACGCCAATTCATCCATTAGTTGCTGATGCAATGGTAGATTCTATAAAAAACTGTTATGGCAACCCTTCAAACCTGCATTATTTCGGGCAGATTGCGGGAAAAGCAGTTATGACCGCAAGGGGAGAAGTGGCGTCACTCATAGGAGCAAAAGCTGAAGAGATAATATTTACATCAAGTGGAAGTGAAGCAAATAATTTTGCTATTAGAGGTCTTGCAACGGCAAACAAGAAGAAGGGGAAACACATAATTACCTCCAGTATAGAACATTTCTCAATTCTTAATCCACTGAAAAAATTGAAAAAAATGGATTTTGAAATTACACATGTACCTGTCGATAAATATGGTATGGTAGATCCGGATGAGATTTCAAGGGCAATTACGCCCGAGACTGCTCTCGTTTCAATAATGCATGCAAATAGTGAAATAGGTACTATTCAGCCAATTGAAGAAATCGGAAAAATCGTTAAGGAGAAAGGTATAACCTTTCATGTTGATGCCGTGGCGTCAGCAGGTAATATACCGGTAGACGTTAACACAATGATGGCTGATGCCATAAGCCTGTCCGGCAGCCAGTTTTATGGCCCACCAGGGGCAGGCGCGCTATACCTGAGGGAGAAAACAAGAATCGTGCCTTTTATAGAAGGAGGTGTGCAGGAAGGGGGGCGTCGTGCCGGTACGGAGAATATACCCGGAATAGTGGGTATGGGGAAAGCTGCGGAATTGGCAAAGAGAGAGATGGATGTGCGTAATGCGAAAATAAAGCCATTGCGTGATAGACTACTAAACGGCTTGATGGATTCCGTAGATTATATCTATCTTAACGGTCACCCTGAAAAACGATTACCAAACAATATAAATATCAGTGTAGAATATGTTGAAGGAGAGTCTATACTTCTGTTCTTAGACAGGAAGGGAATAGCGGTCTCTTCAGGTTCGGCGTGTACCTCCAGATCACTGAAATCATCACATGTGTTGAGCGCAATCGGGGTAGAAGACGCGGTAGCCCAGGGTTCGATACTCTTCAGCCTGGGGATAGATAATACAGAAGCACATATTGAATATGTACTGGAAACAGTCCCTCCTATTATAAAAAGGTTGAGAGAGATGTCTCCACTATATGAGGATAGTCAGGCATGA